Proteins from a genomic interval of Trifolium pratense cultivar HEN17-A07 linkage group LG6, ARS_RC_1.1, whole genome shotgun sequence:
- the LOC123888146 gene encoding FBD-associated F-box protein At5g56370-like isoform X1, translating into MQRRRYSKVAPVVDTISSLPDSILSRILSLLPIKDAVATSVLSKRWIHLWHFVDNIDFPDTITLNNIQSTHIFNNFMDSVLISRDAAGSQFINNFSLKIEYNNSNLACNLGFPNVTKWVDLVVQRGLKYLCLHLEVYADDDSDSDDDVIGHKPTLPISILSCKTLLSLDLARFRVEGLTLSSLGFGFPSLNVLHLNGIVFQTVHDFKLLLAGCPHLEYLRAEDIDFYYRGDYLTIQEFESLSLPKLISVVITQCWCSCFPVKALSNSEYLCAETSMLCTKDHKVHKYQLLQCPRYDIPIFHNLTHLELHDRLELVPQMLQHCPKLQKLELHQASFEMRGNQEDVLQNWVEPEVVPQCLSSHLRSCTLHKFLGLQSELMLINYILKNARNLQIMKMQNIRDHPEIETELSTCPKASATCQFIFVDNI; encoded by the exons ATGCAGCGGCGGAGATATTCTAAAGTAGCACCGGTGGTGGATACAATCAGTAGTTTACCAGATTCGATTCTGAGCCGCATTCTCTCTCTTCTCCCCATCAAAGATGCAGTTGCCACAAGTGTTCTGTCAAAGAGATGGATTCATCTATGGCATTTTGTTGACAACATCGACTTCCCCGATACCATCACATTGAATAACATTCAATctactcacatttttaacaaCTTTATGGACTCCGTTTTAATCTCTCGTGACGCTGCCGGTTCtcaattcatcaacaatttcagCCTCAAAATTGAATACAATAACAGTAATCTTGCATGTAATTTAGGGTTTCCCAATGTCACCAAATGGGTCGACCTTGTTGTTCAACGTGGACTCAAGTATCTTTGTCTCCATCTCGAGGTATATGCCGACGATGATAGTGATAGTGATGATGATGTGATTGGTCACAAACCCACATTGCCCATAAGTATTCTCAGCTGCAAAACCCTTTTAAGTCTCGACCTTGCTCGATTCCGTGTGGAAGGTCTTACATTGTCTTCCcttggatttggatttccatCACTCAATGTACTTCATTTGAATGGTATTGTCTTTCAAACAGTTCATGATTTTAAGTTGCTTCTAGCCGGTTGTCCACATCTTGAGTATCTACGAGCCGAAGATATAGACTTCTATTATCGGGGAGATTATCTTACCATTCAAGAGTTTGAAAGCTTAAGCTTACCCAAATTGATTAGTGTAGTTATCACTCAATGTTGGTGTTCATGTTTTCCGGTGAAAGCACTTTCTAATTCGGAGTATTTGTGCGCAGAGACTTCGATGTTATGCACAAAAGACCACAAAGTCCACAAG TATCAGCTGCTGCAATGTCCTCGCTATGATATTCCTATCTTTCATAATTTGACCCACTTAGAGCTCCACGATAGGTTGGAATTGGTACCACAAATGCTCCAACACTGCCCCAAGCTTCAAAAACTCGAACTTCACCAG GCCTCATTTGAGATGCGGGGGAATCAAGAAGATGTTCTGCAAAATTGGGTGGAACCAGAAGTTGTCCCACAATGCCTTTCATCACACCTTAGAAGTTGCACTCTTCATAAATTTTTAGGCTTACAAAGTGAGCTTAtgttaataaattatattttgaagaATGCAAGAAATTTACAAATCATGAAAATGCAGAACATAAGAGATCATCCTGAAATAGAAACAGAATTGTCCACATGCCCAAAGGCCTCTGCAACATGTCAATTTATATTTGTTGATAACATATAG
- the LOC123888146 gene encoding F-box/LRR-repeat protein At4g14103-like isoform X2 has product MQRRRYSKVAPVVDTISSLPDSILSRILSLLPIKDAVATSVLSKRWIHLWHFVDNIDFPDTITLNNIQSTHIFNNFMDSVLISRDAAGSQFINNFSLKIEYNNSNLACNLGFPNVTKWVDLVVQRGLKYLCLHLEVYADDDSDSDDDVIGHKPTLPISILSCKTLLSLDLARFRVEGLTLSSLGFGFPSLNVLHLNGIVFQTVHDFKLLLAGCPHLEYLRAEDIDFYYRGDYLTIQEFESLSLPKLISVVITQCWCSCFPVKALSNSEYLCAETSMLCTKDHKVHKYQLLQCPRYDIPIFHNLTHLELHDRLELVPQMLQHCPKLQKLELHQMFCKIGWNQKLSHNAFHHTLEVALFINF; this is encoded by the exons ATGCAGCGGCGGAGATATTCTAAAGTAGCACCGGTGGTGGATACAATCAGTAGTTTACCAGATTCGATTCTGAGCCGCATTCTCTCTCTTCTCCCCATCAAAGATGCAGTTGCCACAAGTGTTCTGTCAAAGAGATGGATTCATCTATGGCATTTTGTTGACAACATCGACTTCCCCGATACCATCACATTGAATAACATTCAATctactcacatttttaacaaCTTTATGGACTCCGTTTTAATCTCTCGTGACGCTGCCGGTTCtcaattcatcaacaatttcagCCTCAAAATTGAATACAATAACAGTAATCTTGCATGTAATTTAGGGTTTCCCAATGTCACCAAATGGGTCGACCTTGTTGTTCAACGTGGACTCAAGTATCTTTGTCTCCATCTCGAGGTATATGCCGACGATGATAGTGATAGTGATGATGATGTGATTGGTCACAAACCCACATTGCCCATAAGTATTCTCAGCTGCAAAACCCTTTTAAGTCTCGACCTTGCTCGATTCCGTGTGGAAGGTCTTACATTGTCTTCCcttggatttggatttccatCACTCAATGTACTTCATTTGAATGGTATTGTCTTTCAAACAGTTCATGATTTTAAGTTGCTTCTAGCCGGTTGTCCACATCTTGAGTATCTACGAGCCGAAGATATAGACTTCTATTATCGGGGAGATTATCTTACCATTCAAGAGTTTGAAAGCTTAAGCTTACCCAAATTGATTAGTGTAGTTATCACTCAATGTTGGTGTTCATGTTTTCCGGTGAAAGCACTTTCTAATTCGGAGTATTTGTGCGCAGAGACTTCGATGTTATGCACAAAAGACCACAAAGTCCACAAG TATCAGCTGCTGCAATGTCCTCGCTATGATATTCCTATCTTTCATAATTTGACCCACTTAGAGCTCCACGATAGGTTGGAATTGGTACCACAAATGCTCCAACACTGCCCCAAGCTTCAAAAACTCGAACTTCACCAG ATGTTCTGCAAAATTGGGTGGAACCAGAAGTTGTCCCACAATGCCTTTCATCACACCTTAGAAGTTGCACTCTTCATAAATTTTTAG
- the LOC123891681 gene encoding uncharacterized protein LOC123891681 translates to MDNMITNALGFNTPIYVPNDVDDPADDEYDADVNVERPNEEAQRFFDLLKETNTPLCEGSRDSKLTVCIRLLGIKSECLVSEYTMDLITKLMLDITIDRPLDLPKNYYEARQLVAKLGLGAKRIDCCVNGCMLYYSNEFGVDDGALLECKFCQEPRYRVTRNSRSVRRKPIPRKTMFYLPIIPRLQRLYASMQTASKMTWHRENYERRKMSDGFTPYTQVSATPYSCWPVLITPYNLPPDMCMSKPYMFLAAVIPGPSSPTVGIDIYLQPLIDDLKRLWNGVATYDINQKRNFNMRGALMWTINDFPAYGMLSGWGTHGKLGCPICMMDTKAFWLHNGGKATWFDCHRRFLPTDHPFRRNKNAFVHGETETRDPPDYLTSRQVWNKVKDIPKVEVVGGVASKPRGYGQTHNWTKRRKTKDNDNARRDIGLYCKRNELLLVETSNGKLLKPRANYTLSPDEAKSVCRWVKEVKMPDGYSSNLARCADVDHGRMRGMKSHDCHVFFQTLLPIAFSSLPQHVLNPLIEISQFFKNLCSTTLREADLIKMENDIPLILCKLERIFPPALFDSMEHVVVHLAYETRLGGPVQYRWMYPFERFMGYAKRAVKNKARVEGSICATYLHRETIYFCSHYFKDTLSSSHIRNETETSRPVRIHPLNMSIFSLPGRNGGGEKVLYPGDKVLYSAHVHLLINCNEVEPYLQ, encoded by the exons ATGGACAATATGATAACTAATGCCCTTGGGTTTAATACGCCGATTTATGTGCCAAATGATGTCGACGACCCTGCTGATGATGAATATGACGCTGATGTTAACGTCGAGAGACCAAATGAGGAAGCCCAGCGattttttgatcttttgaaaGAGACAAATACACCGTTGTGTGAAGGCTCTCGAGACTCAAAGTTAACGGTGTGTATTAGACTTTTGGGTATCAAGTCTGAATGTCTTGTTTCAGAATACACCATGGACTTGATAACGAAACTGATGTTGGATATAACAATAGACCGTCCTCTTGatttgccaaaaaattattacgAAGCAAGACAATTGGTTGCAAAGTTAGGACTCGGAGCGAAGAGAATTGACTGTTGTGTTAACGGGTGTATGTTGTACTATAGCAACGAATTTGGTGTAGATGACGGTGCATTACttgaatgtaaattttgtcaagaaccaagatATCGTGTAACAAGAAATTCACGGTCAGTCAGAAGGAAGCCAATCCCAAGAAAGACGATGTTCTATTTACCCATAATACCAAGGTTGCAAAGGTTGTATGCATCGATGCAAACTGCCAGTAAAATGACATGGCATCGTGAAAACTatgaaaggagaaaaatgtcag ATGGATTTACACCATATACTCAAGTATCAGCCACTCCATATTCATGTTGGCCTGTTCTGATTACCCCGTACAATCTTCCTCCTGATATGTGCATGTCAAAACCTTACATGTTTTTAGCCGCTGTAATACCAGGCCCATCTAGTCCAACTGTTGGTATTGATATCTATTTACAAcctttgattgatgatttgaagaGATTGTGGAACGGTGTTGCGACGTATGATATCAACCAAAAACGAAATTTCAATATGAGAGGAGCTTTGATGTGGACCATTAATGATTTTCCTGCATATGGGATGTTGTCTGGATGGGGGACACATGGTAAACTAGGATGTCCTATTTGCATGATGGACACCAAAGCGTTTTGGTTACACAACGGTGGGAAGGCTACTTGGTTTGACTGTCATCGTCGGTTCTTGCCTACTGATCATCCgtttagaagaaataaaaatgcttTTGTTCATGGTGAGACCGAGACTCGTGATCCACCAGATTATTTGACATCCCGACAAGTCTGGAACAAAGTGAAAGATATTCCAAAGGTTGAGGTTGTAGGTGGTGTTGCCTCTAAACCGCGTGGTTATGGACAAACACACAACTGGACAAAAAGAA GAAAAACGAAAGATAATGACAACGCGAGGAGAGACATAGGGTTGTATTGCAAACGTAACGAACTGTTGTTGGTGGAGACATCTAACGGCAAACTTCTTAAACCTCGTGCAAACTATACTTTATCTCCTGACGAAGCAAAATCTGTTTGTCGATGGGTAAAAGAAGTGAAGATGCCAGACGGTTATTCGTCGAATTTGGCGAGATGCGCTGATGTTGACCACGGAAGGATGCGTGGGATGAAAAGTCATGATTGTCATGTTTTTTTCCAGACTTTACTTCCGATTGCATTTAGTTCTTTACCCCAACATGTATTGAATCCGCTTATTGAAATCAGTCAATTTTTCAAGAATTTGTGTTCGACAACGCTAAGAGAGgctgatctcatcaagatgGAAAATGACATTCCACTGATCTTGTGTAAGTTGGAGAGAATATTTCCTCCTGCCTTGTTTGATTCTATGGAGCATGTTGTGGTGCATCTTGCATACGAGACTAGACTTGGTGGGCCGGTTCAATATAGATGGATGTACCCGTTTGAAAGGTTCATGGGTTATGCAAAACGTGCCGTGAAAAACAAAGCTAGGGTCGAAGGCTCAATTTGTGCAACATACTTACACCGCGAAACAATTTACTTTTGTTCGCATTACTTCAAAGACACGTTGTCATCAAGTCATATTCGCAATGAAACTGAAACATCTCGGCCTGTGAGAATTCACCCATTAAACATGTCAATATTCAGCTTGCCTGGTCGTAATGGTGGTGGTGAGAAAGTGTTGTATCCTGGTGACAAAGTTCTCTATTCGGCGCATGTTCACTTGCTGATTAATTGCAATGAAGTCGAGCCATATTTACagtga
- the LOC123891682 gene encoding uncharacterized protein LOC123891682: protein MNPDEENFDDDNVDDDIDDIPPAPGVGRGRAPRRRRLPRRVVRNRWLEGMPKSRTVDGVEEEYDSYDDDDDHEDEEIADIALLAPQNELLVDRHGRPIIMPYTATDLQPQNPANKAINNALKSKFQAPYLNWTEVRADERGYQQFWNGFRSQVTWLNHHTAAIERIFNKKATKRLSTLLFEARKKIKKDPSKPPLWLAGNSYPMLCRRWEEEEYIAKCIKNKANRNTDEANRACVHSGGSKSAGTLRLEFIQQFGRPPTFMEMNDMMHRYADSGQWTGARAQEVSRLTQIWVEEYNASQLRLPPHRRDNEDVRRNKMSLAFVKNAGGPTRGRKFAAGCTSSLYASDPTGLRDVTYTSSSSSSTGRSRPTQREETDDEYEARMRATYREEFRDEFEASFDDRVDLRVQHILQEFFAQQRAPAGGGGVGSSSQASARQNQNAGEQEYRPDLSSMVNLNQLPEYREGDPVLSMSIEDMSQMLNEPVHLQFFDPTGQTSGSSSDGSGRNNQQTAFTEYQRSLNPQQDFIIPHPNQPQGNFFPNQAPINFVHRPVARPPSRTSLPGVVIHEGGRGRGRGRSRQPTDSGKGKRPLYQPPDQR from the exons atgaatccagatgaagaaaattttgatgatgacaatgtCGATGATGACATTGATGATATTCCACCAGCACCGGGTGTCGGACGCGGACGCGCTCCACGTAGACGTAGATTACCCCGCCGCGTTGTTCGGAATCGATGGTTGGAGGGTATGCCCAAGTCTCGAACCGTAGATGGTGTGGAAGAGGAGTACGACTCCTACGACGACGATGATGACCACGAGGACGAGGAAATTGCCGATATTGCACTTCTAGCTCCTCAAAATGAATTGTTGGTTGACCGGCATGGTAGACCCATCATCATGCCATATACCGCCACAga TTTGCAACCCCAAAATCCGGCGAATAAGGCAATCAATAATGCATTGAAATCCAAATTCCAGGCTCCATATCTCAACTGGACGGAGGTTAGGGCAGATGAGCGTggatatcaacaattttggaatggcttcagg TCGCAAGTAACTTGGCTGAATCACCACACAGCGGCTATTGAGcgtatattcaacaaaaaagccaccaagcgtctgtcgaccttactttttgaagcgcggaaaaagattaaaaaggatCCTTCAAAACCACCACTTTGGCTCGCTGGCAATTCATACCCTATGTTGTGCCGCAGATGGGAAGAGGAAGAGTATATTGCAAAGTGTATAAAGAACAAAGCCAACAGAAATACTGATGAAGCCAATCGTGCGTGCGTACACTCTGGAGGGTCTAAATCTGCCGGAACGCTTCGTCTTGAGTTCATCCAACAATTTGGTCGTCCACCCACCTTTATGGAGATGAATGACATGATGCACCGGTATGCAGATTCCGGTCAGTGGACGGGGGCAAGGGCGCAAGAAGTGTCG agGTTGACGCAAATTTGGGTTGAAGAATATAATGCAAGCCAACTACGACTACCACCTCATAGGCGAGATAATGAGGATGTTCGTCGAAACAAGATGTCGTTGGCTTTTGTTAAGAATGCTGGTGGTCCGACTCGAGGTCGCAAATTCGCTGCTGGGTGTACATCTTCTCTATATGCAAGTGACCCAACTGGTTTGAGAGATGTCACTtacacatcttcatcttcatcgagTACAGGACGCTCTCGTCCAACTCAAAGAGAGGAAACCGATGATGAGTATGAAGCGCGAATGAGGGCCACGTATAGAGAAGAATTCCGCGATGAGTTCGAAGCATCATTTGATGACCGGGTGGACCTACGGGTCCAACATATATTGCAGGAATTCTTTGCGCAGCAGAGGGCGCcggcggggggggggggggttggatcatcatctcaggcttcggcacgacaaaatcaaaatgccggTGAACAAGAATATCGACCGGATTTGAGTAGCATGGTTAATTTGAATCAGCTGCCGGAGTACCGAGAGGGTGATCCAGTACTGAGTATGAGCATAGAGGATATGAGTCAGATGCTTAATGAACCAgttcatttacaattttttgatcctactgggcaaacaagtggaagcagtagtgacggaagcggtagaaataatcaacaaactgcTTTCACCGAATACCAGAGATCATTAAATCCACAACAAGACTTCATAATCCCACATCCAAATCAACCCCAAGGCAACTTCTTCCCAAATCAAGCCCCAATTAACTTCGTTCATAGGCCTGTGGCACGACCTCCTTCGCGAACGTCACTCCCCGGAGTCGTAATACACGAGGGAGGTAGAGGCCGAGGCCGAGGAAGGTCGCGTCAGCCAACAGACAGTGGCAAGGGGAAGCGACCACTATATCAGCCGCCTGACCAACGttga
- the LOC123891683 gene encoding F-box/FBD/LRR-repeat protein At4g26340-like, translated as MQRHGKSNAPPTVDLISSLPNVILSRIISLLSIKEAVATSILSKRWIHLWHFVDNINIPDTITLNSIESTYSFNQFMYSVLVSRDAVGSHFINSFRLKIEYSDNNLACHLGFPNVTKWIDFIVQRGLKYLCLHLVVDDYGVDSDSEYDVDVDGLKPKLPISVLTCKTLVSLDLSRFRVKDFTCSSIGFGLPSLKVLHLDYIVFQTVLDFMLFLAGCPNLELLRAEQIYFHYEGGSKQYFYCEGDSPIIQVFQSLSLPKLISAVITQCWCSCFPMKALSNSKYLCVETYMLCTKDHNIVHEIDPRQCPCYDIPIFHNLIHLELHGRLELVLQKIHHCPKLQKLELHQASFDIRENQEDVLQNLVEPEVVPQCLSSHLRSCTIHNFLGIQSKLMLIKYVLKNARNLQFMRIQNIRDHPDEIETELSTCPKASTTCQLVFY; from the exons ATGCAGCGACATGGAAAGTCTAATGCACCACCGACTGTAGATCTGATCAGCAGTTTACCGAACGTCATTCTGAGTCGCATTATCTCTCTTCTCTCCATCAAAGAGGCAGTTGCTACTAGCATTTTGTCAAAGAGATGGATTCATCTATGGCACTTTGTTGATAATATCAACATCCCCGACACCATCACATTGAATAGCATTGAATCTACTTACAGTTTTAACCAGTTTATGTACTCCGTTTTGGTCTCTCGTGATGCTGTTGGTTCTCATTTCATCAACAGTTTCCGCCTCAAAATTGAATACAGTGACAATAATCTTGCCTGTCATTTAGGGTTTCCCAATGTCACCAAATGGATCGACTTTATTGTTCAACGTGGACTTAAGTATCTTTGTCTCCATCTCGTTGTGGATGACTATGGTGTTGATAGTGATAGTGAATATGATGTGGATGTGGATGGTTTAAAACCCAAATTGCCCATAAGTGTTCTCACCTGCAAAACCCTTGTAAGTCTCGACCTTAGTCGATTCCGTGTGAAGGATTTTACATGTTCTTCCATTGGATTTGGATTACCATCGCTCAAGGTACTTCATTTGGATTATATTGTCTTTCAAACAGTTCTAGATTTTATGTTGTTTCTAGCTGGATGTCCAAATCTTGAACTTCTACGAGCGGAACAAATATACTTTCATTATGAGGGCGGTTCAAAACAATACTTCTATTGTGAGGGAGATTCTCCTATCATTCAAGTGTTTCAAAGCTTAAGCTTACCCAAATTGATTAGTGCAGTTATCACTCAATGTTGGTGTTCATGTTTTCCGATGAAAGCACTTTCTAATTCGAAGTATTTGTGCGTAGAGACGTACATGTTATGCACAAAAGACCACAATATTGTCCACGag ATAGATCCGCGGCAATGCCCTTGCTATGACATTCCTATCTTTCATAATTTGATCCACTTGGAGCTCCACGGTAGATTGGAATTGGTACTACAAAAGATCCACCACTGCCCCAAGCTTCAAAAACTCGAACTTCACCAG GCCTCATTTGACATACGGGAAAATCAAGAAGATGTTCTGCAAAATTTGGTTGAACCAGAAGTTGTGCCACAATGCCTTTCATCACATCTTAGAAGTTGCACTATTCATAACTTTTTAGGCATACAAAGTAAGCTCATGTTAATAAAATATGTGTTGAAGAATGCAAGAAATTTACAATTCATGAGAATACAGAACATAAGGGATCATCCTGATGAAATAGAAACAGAATTGTCCACATGCCCAAAGGCCTCCACAACATGTCAACTTGTATTTTATTGA